A window of the Cynocephalus volans isolate mCynVol1 chromosome 10, mCynVol1.pri, whole genome shotgun sequence genome harbors these coding sequences:
- the SERTAD1 gene encoding SERTA domain-containing protein 1 encodes MLSKGLKRKREEEEEEKETLTVDAWWLDPSLPAVAQAPPAVASNSLFDLSVLKLHHSLRQSEPDLRHLVLVVNTLRRIQASMAPTAALPPVPNPPAAPSVSDNLLASSDAALSASMASLLEDLSHIEGLSQAPQPLADEGPPGRPIGGAPPSLGALDLLGPATGCLLDDGLEGLFEDIDTSMYDSELWAPASEGLKPGPEDGPGKEEAPELDEAELDYLMDVLVGTQALERSPGPGR; translated from the coding sequence ATGCTGAGCAAGGGTCTGAAGCGCaagcgggaggaggaggaggaggagaaggaaaccCTGACAGTTGATGCCTGGTGGCTAGATCCCAGCCTCCCAGCAGTGGCACAGGCACCCCCAGCCGTGGCCTCCAACTCCCTCTTTGACCTCTCGGTGCTCAAGCTTCACCACAGCCTGCGGCAGAGTGAGCCCGACCTGCGGCACCTGGTGCTGGTGGTGAACACACTGCGGCGCATCCAGGCATCCATGGCACCCACGGCTGCCCTGCCACCTGTGCCCAACCCACCCGCAGCCCCCAGTGTGTCTGACAACCTGCTGGCTAGCTCAGACGCCGCCCTCTCAGCCTCCATGGCCAGCCTCTTGGAGGACCTCAGCCACATCGAGGGCCTGAGCCAGGCTCCCCAACCCCTGGCGGACGAGGGGCCACCAGGCCGCCCCATTGGGGGAGCCCCACCCAGCCTGGGTGCCTTGGACCTGCTGGGCCCTGCCACTGGCTGTCTATTGGACGATGGGCTTGAGGGCCTGTTTGAGGACATTGACACCTCCATGTATGACAGTGAACTTTGGGCTCCAGCCTCTGAGGGCCTCAAACCTGGCCCTGAGGATGGGCCAGGCAAGGAGGAAGCTCCAGAGCTGGACGAAGCTGAGCTGGACTACCTCATGGATGTTCTGGTGGGCACGCAGGCATTGGAGCGGTCGCCCGGGCCTGGGCGCTGA
- the SERTAD3 gene encoding SERTA domain-containing protein 3, with translation MVGGLKRKHSDLEEEEEEEKWDWGPAGLRSYQQALLRISLDKVQRSLGPRAPSLRRHVLIHNTLQQLQAALRLAPAPALPPEPLFLGEEDFSLSATIGSILRELDTSMDQTEPPQNPVAPPGLQNEALPQPDPVFLEALSSRYLGDSGLDDFFMDIDTSAVEKEPAQAPPEPPHNLFCAPGSWEWNELDHIMEIILGS, from the coding sequence ATGGTGGGAGGCTTGAAGAGGAAACACTCAGatttggaagaggaggaggaggaggaaaagtgggaCTGGGGTCCAGCAGGTCTTCGGAGCTACCAGCAAGCCCTGCTCCGCATCTCCTTAGACAAAGTCCAGCGCAGCCTGGGACCCCGAGCACCCAGCCTCCGCAGGCATGTCCTCATCCATAACACCTTGCAGCAGCTCCAGGCCGCTCTTCGCCTGGCTCCTGCACCTGCCCTGCCCCCTGAGCCCCTCTTCCTGGGTGAGGAGGATTTCTCCCTGTCAGCCACCATTGGCTCTATCCTCAGGGAGCTGGATACTTCCATGGACCAAACTGAGCCCCCTCAGAATCCAGTGGCTCCCCCAGGCCTCCAAAATGAAGCACTGCCTCAGCCGGATCCAGTCTTTTTAGAAGCTCTGAGCTCTAGGTACCTGGGAGACTCTGGCCTGGATGACTTCTTTATGGACATTGATACCTCTGCAGTGGAAAAGGAGCCTGCACAGGCCCCACCAGAGCCTCCTCACAACCTCTTCTGTGCCCCAGGGTCCTGGGAATGGAATGAACTAGATCACATCATGGAAATCATTCTGGGGTCCTAA